The Lycium ferocissimum isolate CSIRO_LF1 chromosome 8, AGI_CSIRO_Lferr_CH_V1, whole genome shotgun sequence DNA segment attattacacttttacccttaatgaagtaagggccttgtttgggtgtCTTATTTTGGGAACAAAGCTTGAATTTGCAAATCTTCAAGTAATAGCCACATTGCAAGCATGACCATCTTCAACACTCTTCTCCAAACCatcctcccatgctatcatgAACACTTGAAATCCCCGGGAAGGTGCTAGAGTGTATTCAAGTATGTCCCTCCTCATGAACAATGCTTGCATAGCTTGAAGTTCCCTcacttggctccttgtaaaaggTCTTGATGCCACTCGAATtatatcattctccccttcttgaagagaatttgtcctcaaatttaagGGATCATCATCTTGCACCACCATAGGAGACAGATCACACACATTGAAGGTGTTATGAACTtggtattcgggtggaagatCAATTTTGTATGCATTATCATTGAGTCGTTCAAATAATTCAAATGGACCATCTCCTCTAGGCATCAACTTGGTCTTTCTTTTGTTGGGAAACCTCTCTTTTCGGAAATGTACCCAAACCCAATCACCCGGTTCAAGCACAACTCATTTGCGGCCTTTGTTTGCTCTCTTGGCCGTTTCTTGATTCTTTTTCTCAAGGTGAAGCCTCACCTTCTCATGTAACTTCTTCATGGCCTCGGCTCATTTGTTTCCATCTAAACTCAACACAACATCTTGAGACAAAGAGGTTAGATCTAAAGGGGTTagggggttaaaaccataaacCACTTCAAAAGGTGACATGCCAATAATGCTATGAATGACTccattgtaagcaaattcaaccaaAGGCAATTGATCTTCCCAAGATGCTAGTTTCCCTTTAACCATGGCCCTAAGCATAGAACCCAAGGTCCTATTGACAACTTTGGTTTGGCCATCGGTTTGTGGGTGACAATAGGTAGAAAACAACAATTTAGTACCAAGTCGTCcccacaattctttccaaaagtggctaaggaaTTTGGGATCCCTATCACTCACAATGGTTTTGGGAATACCATGCAACTTTACCACATGTTCAACAAACAAAGATGCAACATGAGGAGCATCGTCAACTTTATGACAAGCAATGAAATGAGCAATTTTAGAAAATCGATCAACCATAACAAAGATGCTATCTTTACCCCTTTTGGTTCTAGGAAAacccaacacaaaatccatcGAAATATCAACCCAAGGTTATTGAGGGGTGGGAAGAGGGGTATCCAAACCATGGGGAAGGAGTCTAGATTTGGCGCCACGACACTCAATGCATTGGCCACAAATCTTAGCCACATCCCTCCGCATATGAGGCTAATAAAATTGCTCCTCAAGAATCCCAAAAGTCTTATCAATCCCAAAATGTCCCATTAATCCCCCATTGTGTGCCTCCCTCACAAATAATTCCCTCCAAGAGCTCATGGGCACACACAAACGCTTGTTTTTgaacaagaaaccatcaaacCTAGAATAGGGACTATCCCTAATCCACCTCTCCCTTTCCCACTCTTCGCAATCTAGAAAGATTTTGGCAAAGACAGGGTCCTCAGGATACAATGTATTCAAGctttcaaaacccatcaatttggaagacaaggtattaatcaaaacatgtttccttgatagggcatccgctactacattctcctttccctttttgtattagattacataagggaaggtttcaaggaattcaacccatttagcatgccttttgttcaactttccTTGGGCCTTAAGATGTTTTAAGGACTCATGGTCGGTCCTAATCACAAACTCTTTAGGCCACAAATAGTGTTGCCAATTAGCCAAAGCTCTAATCAAAGCAtacaattcaagatcataggtggAGTAGTTCAATGCCGCACCCTTAAGCTTTTCACTAAAATAGGTAATGGGTTTTTGGTCTTGCATTAAAACGGCACCAATACCTACTTTACTAgcatcacattcaatttcaaaatttttgtcAAAATCAGCTAATTGCAACAACGGTGCGGagctaagcatttgttttaGAGTTTCAAAAGCCTTTGCTTGCTCCACACCCAAGAAAAAGGTTTATCCTTTCGGATTACCTCGGTCAAAGGAGCGACTATGGTACTAAACCCCTTAACAAACCGCCTATAAAAACTATCCAATCCATGAAAACTTCTAATATCACCAATGGATTTAGGAGTTGGCCAATTCTTAATAGCGCctattttggattcatcaacctcaacgCCCCTTGAATTCAcaacaaaacccaagaaaacaACTTAATCAACACAAAAAGAGAATTTAGCAACATTAGCATAAAGTTTTTCTTGTCTAagcacttcaaacacacatttcaagtgaataacatgctcatccatggttttactatacaccaaaatatcatcaaagcaAACAACCACGAATTTTCCAATAAAAGGTTTcatcacatgattcatcaaacgcatgaaagtactaggagcgttagtgagaccaaaaggcatcaccaaccattcatgtagaccaaacttggtcttgaatgcgATTTTTCACTCATCTCTGGGTTTCATCCGGATTTGATGATACCCACTCCTAAGATCTACCTTAGAGAATATGAATGAACTATTCAACTCATCAAGCATGTCGTCAAGACGAGGTatgggatggcgatactttaccgtTATCTTGTTGATGGCTCGGCAATCAATACACATGCGCCATATCCATCTTTCTCTGGCACCAAGATCACGGGCACGACACAAGGACTCATACTTTCTCGCACAACTCCCTTTTTAAGGAGCTCATCCACTTGCCTTTGAAGCTCCTTAGTGTCATCCAGGTTGGCTCTATAAGCTGATTTGTTGGGCAATTGAAAACCCAGAACAAAGtcaatttggtgttcaattcccCTCAAGGGTGGTAACCCTTTTGGGAGTTCCGTTGGgaacacatcatcaaattcatgcaaaagagaagaaatagaactaggAAAAGAAGGGGTTAGCTCATTACTGTGCAATACATAGTCCCTATGCATGAGGAGAGTCACCGGTTGACGCTCCCCCAATTCCTCCCTAATTTCCCCACAATTCGTCAAAAGAGACACCTTGGTTTTTCCTCTAAGCTCTCCTTTCTTTCCACTCACCTCTTGAGAACTACTCTCCTCTACTCCCTCTTCCCCTATATTCTTCTTTTGCAATGCCCTATGACCCTTgtccttcaactccctcattTTGTTATAGATCTCACCCACTTGGGAGGGGGTCATAGGATTCAAGACATGTTTAACACCATTGTGGACAAGGGTGTATTGGCTAGTTCTCCCATTATGGTTGATAGACCTATCATATTGCCATGGTCGTCCAAGTAGAAGATGACACGCTTGCATGGGAACAACATCACATAACACCTCATCGTGATACTTCCCAACCGCGAATTTGATGATAGCTTGCCTAGTAACCTTCAATTCACCACATTCATTGAGCCATTGAAGTTTGTAAGGGTTTTCACGGCGGGTGGtgggaagtttcaagaaatcaacaagggtGGTACTAGCAACATTGGCACAACTcccactatcaatgatcatgatgcTAGTGTTTTGGTTAATGATGCACTTGGAATGGAAGAGATTTTCTCGTTGACTTGGGTCATCCATTGCTTTGCTTAGCATGGTTCTTCACACCACATAGAGAGGTacaataggctcatcatcacctTCAACACCATCCCCTTCACTATCACGTTGTTCATTCTCATGATCGCCCTCATCATCTCCTTCCTCACATTCTTTCTCATCCTCACTATAAGTGTCTCTCAAAATAAACACTCTACGATTAGGGCATTTGCTTGCTCTATGACCGAAGCCATGACATTTAAAGCATTGAATAGGTGTTTTCGTACCTCCttgttttggagaaaaattCAGAGGTTGTTTATCAACTTGCTTCTCAACTTGAGAATTCTTCACAAATAGTTTCTTGGCTTCTTGCATGGGGCCCTTATTCTTTTTCCAATTGGAGGAGGAGGCTCCTcgttctttgttattgttccatgaactcacatagccccttgacttattgattttgtcttccttGAGACCATCCTCTATTTCAATAGCCGCTTGAAGGGTTTCTTCAATGCTCCCATagttgtggagtctcatttgGGAGACAATATCGCTATTTAACCCAGCTTGAAATCGAGTCATAGCATTTAACTCATCCTCGTCAAAGTCGATTCTCATCTTGACAATTTGGAACTCATCATAAtattcttccacactctttttgttttgccttaaagtatacaccttcttgagttgttcttgtTTGTAGCAGTCAGTGACATACTTACGCCGCATGGAGACCTTCAATTCGTCCCAAGTAGGTGTGGGAGGAAGCCTAATAATTCTTCTTGCCTTCACTTGAGTTTCCCACCATGTGGAGGCATACCTTTTGAATTGAGCAATGGTGTAAGACGCCTTTTTCACCTCGGACATGTCATTCGTCAAGAAGATTCTATCACAATGCATCACCCAATCAAGAATTGCATCGGGCTCACTTCCTCCTTTGAAGATTGGAAGAGTAACCTTGAtagaattgagactcgtgtctcgccctcctccataactatggtttccattcaaatctccatcatcatcataacctcGATAGTCCCGACCTTGGTACCCTTCACGAGCTTGGTACCCTCTTTGCCTACCCATGTGAGGGTTAGGACCATGCCTTCCACCCCTTCCTCGATAACCTCCTTGTGCTTGCCCTCGTGGCCTCCACCCTTGGTCACCATAACGTTCGTGCTCAAGTATAGCTTTCTCTACCTCCTCCtcatttggttgttggatgtTTGGATGGTCTTGGGGTGGCATTGGTGCATTTGTGTGTGGATCATTTAGGGGTGGGTCGTTTGGATGCGGgtcatttggagtttgatcttgtGGGGATGGGTTGTTCCGTTGGCATATGGGAATGTTGTTTGGTGGGGTGAGAGTTGTGTTTTGAGGGGTGTTTTGGGGAGTAGGGTTGTATAGATGATGGAAGGTGCCGGGTGACAATGTAAGTGAAGTGCTTTGAGTAGCTCCACTTGTGCCTCCTTGGTATTGCACTCGGGGTGAATACGAGACCTCCCTACTACCTCCTTCAATTGCTTCAACCCTACTTCCCAAGTTTTCCATTCGACCATCCATACTACCAACCTTATCGTTCAAGGCTTGCAAGGCCCTCATTACATCAACTAGTGTGAGTTCCCCGGTGGGAACTTGTGTTTCATCCTCCGTAGCCATGGTACCTATTAaagacactcaacaaaacaagcaaacacgttagattagtaaaatcaactcacaatcgctcaagtatgcgcacctttagttgcctcacaaattgcttccgccaaagattgcgtgcttgttaatgtcgactagtcacaagggttcaaattctactcttggtcggaatagattcttgttagactaagaaagacggacgactcaattcaatctgacggacttgaaccaagaaattaacaacgaagcaaaaacgaagaaaagcagGAAAGAATTGGCATGAAAGAAATGCGAACACAAGAACTGgtaaacacaagtaggaacaactactaaatggctactagttgagagacacaagaaaatggaatgcaaaaattgggaaataaataaaatttcgggcccgggtGGGTGATAATTTGAAAAAGCGGTCTTGGAGCCCTaattgatccaaggtatcaatttgaagtaACGAGGATCAagggaaatttttggaaaagaagtgaaggaattgaatcaaatgtacCTTTTCGTTGTTGGAATTTACGGTCTGAACTGGGgtagttatacggtccgtatgtttttgacggaccgtagatgTAGTCCGTAAATGGGGAACAAAATCTACGAATTTGGACTTCAGATTTACGGAAGGGACTTCttcaattatacggtccgtataaaatgtacggtccgtatatggtCACCGTAAATCAGCAACAGTAGCGTAGCAAATTTCACTCCAATCTACGGTTGGGAACTGCTCtcaaatctacggaccgtatcttatttacggtccgtatatagtAACCGTAGATCTCCAACAGTGTTCAACTTTTCCAAGCTTCAATTTAACGGACTGAATTGACGGTCCGTACTTcttttacggtccgtgaatttGGACCGTATCTTTGCTTCAGTGACGACGTATAGCACGTGATTTCTTGGATCTTGGGCTGGGTTTGTTGACTTTTTTTTGACACAATGGACCCACTCAACCTAGGACCATTCCATTTGGGgctaaaaaacacttttccaaAACTTGGGTATAAACTTTTggatctaactttccttttGAGTCTTCTTATCCACTTGAATCTATGAAGATAGCTCAAGAACACCTGAACATTCAAATTTCTagctaccttcaaatcaactcattttaccCCCAAATTTCGGATTTAGGCTCCCTTAAACTagtagaacaaagcccaatggttatcaactcccaatttcgtcacaaatcaaaacccaccaagttgttcttcaactttttctaatgcttcaacccaacaatggtagattcttcaatattgacccgaatgacacgaaatttgaagatttaaactctaacgtactaaggaacaagaatctaataacaaaacaacaaaacaaacacaaattttttagggttttggtggaaaatttcaagattttttttttagcaacaaACCCAaggctagatttgatagaacaaatctaatccaagctctgataccaattgatgcaaGATTAAATacgaaaatagaattaaaatgcaagaaaagaaaaggatagataatttgacacaacttaagacctaatttagcaaccaaagttatagaaaactaagacctctaaattaagaacaaaagaaacaccaaattcttagaATGACCGAGAGGGATTTGGAATCCCtaataaccaatcctctcaacaagaATTCAAGCCAAGGCTAAACAAGCTCTCACACTCAAAGTGTTTAtaatctcaaaatatcaataatcaatatagtctaagtcttccaaatgaaagaaactactatttatattaaagctcaaaagaagacaactacattattacacttttacccttaatgaagtaagggccttgtttgggtgtCTTTTTTTTAGGAACAAAGCTTGAATTTGCAAATCTTCAAGTAATAGCCATATTGCAAGCATGACCATCTTCAACCCTCTTCTCCAAACCatcctcccatgctatcatgAACACTTGAAATCCCCGGGAAGGTGCTAGAGTGTATTCAAGTATGTCCCTCCTCATGAACAATGCTTGCATAGCTTGAAGTTCCCtcgcttggctccttgtaaaaggTCTTGATGCCACTAGAATTGTATCatatgatgtgtgggaggtggcttgggtgaggcttgaagaagaagctactagaaaggggGCCAAATGCgtaaagtggccaaacgtgcaaatagggGCATTTTCAcaaattggctacatgtgcaaacttggacaaggtcgggagttggctatttgtgcaaagaaggttatgcttgcaagaagtccatgcatgcaaggttgattagaggaccatctatgcaaggaggggcgtgtttggccattgaagtccaattcttgaattgaagactacactaagaagactagccaaacaaggcccttacttcattaagggtagcattgtaattgcctattagtcttctttacttagcttgtatatatagcttgtctttcatttcattacttagattttggatgatgattatgatactCTAAATTGAGTGATAGGTTGTTAGGTAGATTCTAAGGCTATTTTAGTCAATATGATGGTGGAATCCATTGTTGGTTTGTGAACCTTTTATGTCCATTGATATTCATAAAGATATTGccatttgtggattcaaattGAATCTCTTGCCTTGAGTGTCAAATAGTAGTGGTTCTTTTAGGATCGGATTCGATTGGAAGGGTATAAGtttaatatacttaggtttgtccATAAATTCGCCCTAATTGGGTCTTacttttatcctcttttctcatccctttttcttcgcatcctttattttttcgcgtttgaattgatttggcttcatccccaaatcgattcatatcatttggtatcagagcataggctaagagattgtgcctacaatttctaatcctaggctcaaaatTCGAAAATCccagaaaaaatcaaaaatctgaaaattcaaaaaaaaaaatcaaaaattgaaattgttgTTTGCTTGAGTgttttgaagttgaatttgagcTTATTGAGGTGAAATACATCTAAATCCGAAGTTTGAAGTTGTTTGGGTGGGTTTTCAAGTTTTCACCATTGAAGCttcatcaaagcttgaagaactcaagtGGGTTTGGTTGATTTTGATAAAATTGAGTTGTGATTGGTATTGGGCTTGTTGTTTAGGAGAAAAGGAGCTTAGATCCGAAATTTGAGTTAATTTGGAGTTAATTTGAGGGATCTAccatttttggattttgaaggtttgaagaacttgaaggaCAAGCAAGTGGGTCTTCAATTTTAGGTGTTCAATTTGTCTCAATTTGGagtgggctttgttctctagGTGGAGAGGAGGCTAGATCCAAAATTTGGGGTCAATTGGAGTTGGAATTGAAgtagttgaaaatttgaatgttcttgaagatcttcatatcttcatgaGGAAGAAGATGACCCAAGGTTGCATTTgatccaaaataatttttccaaagttGTCAAAAGGTGTTTCCCTACCCCAAAGGAGAAAATACTAGGTTGTGTGGGTCCAACAAGTCAAGGGAAATTCAAAAAATCCAACCAAAGATCGAGTTGAACAAGTACAAGACG contains these protein-coding regions:
- the LOC132066558 gene encoding uncharacterized protein LOC132066558, whose translation is MDDPSQRENLFHSKCIINQNTSIMIIDSGSCANVASTTLVDFLKLPTTRRENPYKLQWLNECGELKVTRQAIIKFAVGKYHDEVLCDVVPMQACHLLLGRPWQYDRSINHNGRTSQYTLVHNGVKHVLNPMTPSQVGEIYNKMRELKDKGHRALQKKNIGEEGVEESSSQEVSGKKGELRGKTKVSLLTNCGEIREELGERQPVTLLMHRDYVLHSNELTPSFPSSISSLLHEFDDVFPTELPKGLPPLRGIEHQIDFVLGFQLPNKSAYRANLDDTKELQRQVDELLKKGVVREIVFLGFVVNSRGVEVDESKIGAIKNWPTPKSIGDIRSFHGLDSFYRRSAPLLQLADFDKNFEIECDASKVGIGAVLMQDQKPITYFSEKLKGAALNYSTYDLELYALIRALANWQHYLWPKDLNTLYPEDPVFAKIFLDCEEWERERWIRDSPYSRFDGFLFKNKRLCVPMSSWRELFVREAHNGGLMGHFGIDKTFGILEEQFY